From one Enterococcus sp. DIV2402 genomic stretch:
- a CDS encoding DNA cytosine methyltransferase has protein sequence MKILDLFSGAGGLTEGFRSDNFEIICHVEMDKDACLSLKTREAFYYLKESNNLSIYTDYLNKLISRDELYETVPNEIIDKVQNFEINQNNLLDIFSIIDTKLDNNHLAGIIGGPPCQAYSTIGRARNKKIKETDSRIYLYEYYIEFLKKYSPDFFVFENVKGLLSFKDQKGELLFPKIISAFSSVGYELEYKILNSEKFGVSQKRERLFLVGTKNTINLNSSFFEVIDTMEETPPIIFELLKDLPNLKSGSSCDTYSTNSLNDYVRKYIRKYEYMPLTYQIARPHNKNDLEIYKIVAKAKKEGKNVHYYDLPKRLQTHKNTKAFVDRFKAIDGTSYSHTVVAHIAKDGHYYIHPDVKQNRSITVREAARIQSFPDDYYFESSRTAAFKQIGNAVPPILSRKIAETLIEIL, from the coding sequence ATGAAAATCTTAGACTTATTTTCTGGGGCTGGGGGATTAACTGAAGGCTTTAGAAGTGATAATTTTGAAATAATATGTCATGTAGAAATGGATAAAGATGCTTGTCTATCTTTAAAAACTCGAGAAGCTTTTTACTATTTAAAAGAAAGTAATAATTTAAGTATTTATACAGACTATCTAAATAAATTGATTAGTCGTGATGAGTTATATGAAACTGTCCCTAATGAGATTATCGATAAAGTTCAAAATTTTGAAATCAATCAAAATAATTTATTAGATATTTTTAGTATTATAGATACCAAATTAGATAATAATCACTTAGCTGGTATTATAGGAGGACCTCCGTGTCAAGCGTATTCAACTATAGGGCGTGCTAGAAATAAGAAAATAAAAGAAACTGATTCTAGAATCTATTTGTATGAATATTATATTGAATTTTTAAAAAAATATTCACCAGATTTTTTTGTTTTTGAAAATGTAAAAGGGTTACTATCATTTAAAGATCAAAAAGGTGAATTATTATTTCCAAAGATAATTAGTGCTTTTTCAAGTGTAGGATATGAATTAGAATATAAAATTTTAAATTCTGAAAAGTTCGGAGTCTCCCAGAAACGAGAACGATTATTTTTAGTGGGAACTAAAAATACTATTAATTTAAATAGTTCTTTTTTTGAAGTTATAGATACAATGGAAGAAACACCACCAATTATTTTTGAACTTTTAAAAGACTTACCTAATTTAAAAAGTGGAAGTAGCTGTGATACTTATTCAACTAACTCTTTAAATGATTATGTGAGAAAATATATTAGGAAATATGAATATATGCCATTAACATATCAAATTGCGAGACCACATAATAAAAATGATTTAGAAATATACAAAATAGTAGCAAAAGCAAAAAAAGAAGGTAAAAATGTTCATTATTATGATTTACCCAAAAGGTTGCAGACTCATAAAAATACCAAGGCATTTGTGGATAGATTTAAAGCTATTGATGGGACATCGTATAGTCATACTGTAGTAGCACATATTGCAAAAGATGGACATTACTATATCCATCCAGATGTTAAACAAAATCGATCGATAACTGTCAGAGAAGCGGCTAGAATTCAAAGTTTTCCAGACGATTATTACTTTGAATCCTCAAGAACAGCTGCATTTAAACAAATTGGGAACGCAGTTCCGCCGATATTATCTAGAAAAATTGCAGAAACACTTATAGAAATCCTATAA